One Methanohalophilus mahii DSM 5219 genomic window carries:
- a CDS encoding class I SAM-dependent methyltransferase — protein sequence MTEELTERVGFHDEYAENFEDVAANIFAPIYPVISQQIINRCQIKSGNFIDVGSGPASLAIALGEIVDGKVYAMDFSEKMLAIAKRKIESFDLNENVIPIFGDVHDMPFEDCFADLIVSRGSLFFWQNVPEAFREIYRVLKSGGMAYIGGGFGTAELKSKITQAMEKRDPEWSKCVGKRLDRTNLESFKKALHVAGIDPYTIIDDESGFWICLKKVD from the coding sequence ATGACAGAAGAATTAACTGAAAGAGTTGGGTTTCATGATGAATATGCCGAAAATTTCGAAGATGTTGCTGCCAATATCTTTGCTCCTATATATCCGGTTATTTCACAGCAGATAATCAACAGATGTCAGATCAAGAGCGGGAATTTCATAGATGTGGGCAGCGGACCTGCATCCCTTGCGATAGCCCTGGGTGAAATTGTTGACGGCAAAGTCTATGCAATGGATTTTTCTGAAAAAATGCTCGCGATTGCAAAGAGGAAGATTGAATCATTTGATCTGAACGAAAATGTGATACCTATTTTCGGTGACGTTCATGATATGCCTTTTGAAGATTGTTTTGCTGATCTGATCGTAAGCCGTGGTTCTCTATTCTTCTGGCAGAATGTGCCCGAAGCCTTCAGGGAAATATACCGTGTGCTAAAATCCGGTGGTATGGCCTATATTGGAGGGGGTTTCGGGACGGCTGAACTTAAATCAAAGATCACACAGGCTATGGAAAAAAGGGATCCTGAATGGTCAAAATGTGTCGGAAAACGGCTGGACAGGACCAATCTGGAGTCTTTTAAAAAAGCACTTCATGTTGCTGGAATTGATCCTTATACGATCATAGATGATGAATCCGGTTTCTGGATCTGTCTCAAAAAGGTGGACTAA
- a CDS encoding radical SAM protein, with protein MKCNICEIGCDLAEGQSGQCRMYINKDDRIIERFSNNYFTMFPVSIETVPLLHYYPRGTFLQVCTVGCNFKCEGCISEILASRLLSTNKKSGISNENVINKALHEDCIGIVFCLNDPAVSYFTFCDLANKARENNLLIGCSTNGYFTENALKELIPLIDFVNIGIKGYSDERYISCGARGSGPVFRNLKLLKESDVHVEVSTIYIKGSEDEVINTAKFVSSLSRDISFQVMRFVPFGDAAPQIEPTIRESEVLCGKLKQYLNHVYLFNSPGTDHLNTVCAQCSNIIFQREFFGPMGSRTLSYLPQGMCECSNPALFRGEVSEVSYHEPGFMGGYRITRALEMIHAILVCLGVKDDHKLAEIWANVMETGYLEEFHASSQDLNSYFDVIEHFAALADRKKEGMELVAYMREKLDFIRSVTNDIERPRVYYCMGYPLFALNGERIENNLVEAAGGESVNKLINREGKPGVGISHNEFCDMNPEFIFISGFLSTPVSDSYAYCKKYGLSADAIKNRRIYDLRPLWDFGSPRWILGLMYIANKLHPEIFNFDIDKEANQFYKRFYGVSFDSSRHNRSFYSVSSRQ; from the coding sequence ATGAAATGCAATATATGTGAGATAGGCTGCGATCTTGCAGAAGGACAGAGTGGTCAATGTCGAATGTATATCAACAAGGATGATCGGATAATCGAGAGATTTTCAAACAACTACTTTACAATGTTTCCGGTTTCCATTGAGACTGTGCCTCTGCTTCATTATTATCCGCGGGGGACGTTTCTGCAGGTTTGTACCGTTGGCTGCAATTTCAAATGTGAAGGCTGCATCTCAGAAATCCTGGCATCCCGTCTTCTTTCAACTAATAAGAAAAGTGGAATTAGCAATGAGAATGTGATCAATAAAGCCCTTCATGAAGACTGCATAGGGATCGTTTTTTGCCTGAACGATCCGGCTGTCTCCTATTTTACATTCTGCGACCTTGCTAACAAGGCCCGGGAGAACAACCTTTTGATCGGATGCTCCACAAATGGATATTTTACAGAAAACGCATTGAAAGAACTGATCCCTTTGATCGATTTCGTAAATATCGGTATAAAGGGTTATTCAGATGAAAGGTATATCTCGTGCGGTGCCAGGGGTTCGGGACCTGTTTTCAGGAATCTGAAATTACTGAAAGAAAGCGATGTTCATGTTGAGGTCTCTACCATTTATATCAAAGGTTCAGAGGATGAGGTCATAAATACTGCAAAATTTGTTTCCTCCCTTTCAAGGGATATATCGTTTCAGGTCATGAGGTTTGTACCTTTTGGAGATGCAGCCCCTCAGATCGAACCAACGATAAGGGAAAGTGAAGTTCTGTGTGGCAAATTAAAGCAATACCTAAATCATGTGTATCTTTTCAATTCGCCGGGTACCGATCATTTGAATACTGTATGTGCGCAATGCAGTAACATCATTTTCCAGAGGGAGTTCTTTGGTCCCATGGGCTCACGTACTTTATCCTACCTGCCTCAAGGAATGTGTGAATGTTCTAATCCGGCCCTTTTCAGAGGAGAAGTAAGTGAAGTTTCTTATCATGAACCTGGATTTATGGGAGGATACAGGATAACCCGGGCCCTGGAGATGATCCATGCTATTCTTGTCTGTCTTGGTGTAAAGGATGATCATAAACTTGCTGAAATATGGGCCAATGTCATGGAAACAGGATATTTGGAGGAGTTTCATGCCAGTTCTCAGGACCTTAACTCTTATTTTGATGTAATTGAGCATTTTGCCGCCCTTGCAGACAGGAAAAAGGAGGGTATGGAACTTGTGGCTTATATGAGGGAAAAACTGGATTTTATACGGTCTGTGACAAATGACATTGAAAGGCCACGGGTCTATTATTGTATGGGATATCCCCTTTTTGCACTCAATGGGGAGCGAATTGAGAATAATCTTGTTGAAGCTGCAGGCGGGGAAAGTGTAAACAAGCTGATCAACCGGGAGGGAAAACCCGGGGTTGGTATTTCTCACAATGAATTTTGCGACATGAACCCCGAGTTCATATTCATATCAGGCTTCCTTTCAACCCCGGTTTCCGATTCATATGCCTATTGTAAAAAATATGGTCTGTCTGCAGATGCCATAAAGAACAGGAGGATATACGATCTTCGTCCATTATGGGATTTTGGAAGTCCCAGATGGATACTGGGTCTGATGTATATCGCAAATAAGTTACATCCTGAGATTTTTAATTTTGATATTGATAAAGAGGCAAATCAGTTCTATAAAAGGTTCTATGGTGTGTCCTTTGATTCTTCAAGGCACAACAGGTCTTTTTACAGCGTTTCATCCAGGCAATGA
- a CDS encoding ABC transporter substrate-binding protein: protein MAGRTVEIPADVDKAITTSPPATMLIYMLAPEKLAGWNFMPQESETYLKPEYRAVPVIGGWFGKQDGNYETIISMGPDIIFEGYTSCGDVNSTINERQKKFGTIPVVGIEATTDATAYEEPIRFMGEILGENERAGLLISFYKETLDTVTTKTSRIPEEEKKRVYYAEGPDGLLTDPKGSAHSQLIEVCGGINVAQCPIEQGYGRSEVSIEQVLQWDPEVIITGDRNFYKNVYEDPLWQDITAVKNDEVYLFPDAPFCWFDRPPGVNRIIGIPWTAKVLYPQEFSDLDLRGNVKEFYSEFYHYELSEDEIDDLLDPASGAN, encoded by the coding sequence ATGGCAGGAAGGACAGTTGAAATCCCGGCTGACGTTGACAAGGCAATTACAACCTCTCCTCCTGCAACAATGCTCATTTACATGCTGGCTCCAGAAAAATTGGCAGGCTGGAATTTTATGCCACAGGAGTCGGAAACATATCTGAAACCTGAATACCGGGCTGTTCCTGTGATCGGTGGATGGTTTGGTAAGCAGGATGGAAATTATGAAACTATTATCTCCATGGGTCCCGATATCATCTTTGAAGGCTACACCAGTTGTGGGGATGTTAATTCTACCATCAATGAAAGACAGAAAAAATTCGGTACAATTCCGGTTGTAGGTATTGAAGCGACAACTGATGCCACAGCCTATGAAGAACCAATACGATTTATGGGTGAAATTCTCGGGGAAAATGAGCGGGCAGGACTTTTGATCTCCTTCTATAAAGAAACACTTGACACTGTCACTACAAAAACATCCCGGATACCTGAAGAGGAAAAGAAACGGGTCTATTATGCAGAGGGTCCGGATGGGCTGCTTACGGATCCTAAAGGTTCTGCGCACAGTCAGTTGATAGAGGTATGTGGTGGTATCAATGTAGCTCAGTGTCCCATTGAGCAGGGTTATGGAAGATCAGAGGTATCCATCGAACAGGTATTGCAATGGGATCCCGAAGTTATCATCACAGGCGACCGAAATTTTTACAAAAATGTATATGAAGACCCCCTATGGCAGGATATTACTGCGGTAAAAAACGATGAGGTATATCTTTTCCCGGATGCACCATTTTGCTGGTTTGACAGGCCACCTGGTGTTAACAGGATAATCGGTATTCCTTGGACAGCTAAAGTGCTCTATCCTCAAGAGTTCAGCGATCTTGATCTCAGGGGCAATGTTAAGGAATTCTATTCAGAGTTCTATCATTATGAACTGTCGGAAGATGAGATCGATGATTTATTGGATCCAGCTTCTGGAGCAAATTGA